From one Microbacterium sp. 10M-3C3 genomic stretch:
- a CDS encoding NAD(P)-binding domain-containing protein — MIIVGSGHAGLSVAAELSRSGLQPQRDFAVIDSNPGGQRSWAFRWSSMELLTEAGRSTVAGQHLTGDPYRRPSPREIEQHLLDVESSLGVTTMWGIRATGVERLGDGSTLLLSTNEGPVQTRNVVCATGAAARPRTPGWAVGAAVPGIMVHSADYHGPGQIPRGDVLVVGAGHSGQQIARELSSTHRVTLSSRPTYASAGRPIRRLVGRRRTDARGAAALSLDPEWAQLGIDVVSAAVAADGAHIVFDDGRRIAPQSIIFATGYRPADGWLPRRVLDATSGRGKRGTTGVPGLFVVGMPTYGSRDADTFAGARRDAISIARHIMKRP, encoded by the coding sequence GTGATCATCGTCGGCTCCGGCCATGCCGGTCTCTCTGTCGCCGCCGAACTCTCACGTTCGGGCCTGCAGCCGCAACGGGATTTTGCCGTGATCGACAGCAACCCCGGCGGGCAACGCTCGTGGGCCTTCCGCTGGTCGTCCATGGAACTCCTGACCGAGGCCGGCCGCAGCACGGTCGCCGGCCAGCATCTCACCGGTGACCCCTATCGACGCCCGTCACCGCGCGAGATCGAACAGCATCTCCTCGACGTCGAGTCGAGTTTGGGGGTCACGACGATGTGGGGCATCAGAGCGACAGGTGTGGAACGTCTGGGAGACGGTTCGACTCTCCTCCTGTCAACGAATGAAGGGCCGGTACAGACGCGCAACGTCGTCTGCGCGACGGGGGCGGCGGCTCGACCTCGGACTCCGGGGTGGGCGGTGGGTGCCGCGGTGCCGGGGATCATGGTTCACAGCGCGGACTATCACGGACCAGGTCAGATTCCCCGCGGCGACGTTCTGGTCGTCGGAGCCGGTCACAGCGGCCAGCAGATCGCACGCGAACTCAGCAGCACGCACCGCGTCACGCTGTCCTCCCGACCGACGTATGCCTCGGCAGGTCGACCGATACGGCGCCTCGTCGGGCGACGTCGTACAGACGCGAGAGGCGCGGCGGCCCTCTCGCTGGATCCAGAATGGGCGCAGCTTGGTATCGACGTGGTGTCTGCGGCGGTCGCCGCGGACGGAGCGCACATCGTCTTCGACGACGGCCGGCGAATCGCTCCGCAATCGATCATCTTCGCGACCGGATACCGGCCCGCGGACGGATGGCTTCCCCGCAGGGTACTCGATGCTACATCCGGTCGTGGGAAGCGCGGGACCACGGGCGTCCCGGGTTTGTTCGTTGTGGGTATGCCGACCTACGGCAGCCGGGACGCCGACACCTTCGCCGGCGCACGCCGTGACGCGATCTCGATAGCGCGTCACATCATGAAGCGCCCCTGA
- a CDS encoding MFS transporter, with the protein MLSVLRESRYRNLFTAQVVALLGTGLLTVALGLLAYDIAGADAGAVLGTALTIKMVAYVGVAPVIAALVNRLPRKAVLIGADVIRLAVAISLPFLTDIWQIYLLVFILQSASATFTPAFQSLIPVVLPNERDYTKALSLSRLAYDLEALVSPLLAAALLSVIEFNLLFVGTAVGFALSAVLVLVTPFPSRTPVTTTGSVWHRTTLGARIFARTPSLRFLMAMNLVVGAGTALVLVNTVVYARDVFQFDNSSLGFALACYGAGSLLVAINVPRLVERIGDRRLMLTGATVSSLALIGAVGMTAWATSAAGGGAWWLLLPLWLFIGAGNSMISTPSARLLARASDDNTRNYIYTAQFSLSHACFLITYPLAGWIGAASLTVAAAVLAVIAIVAGLIASRGWRSPTNTPKSIEQEKMAS; encoded by the coding sequence GTGTTGAGTGTGCTGCGGGAGTCTCGCTACCGCAATCTGTTCACCGCTCAGGTGGTGGCGCTGCTGGGAACCGGGCTGCTGACCGTCGCGCTCGGCCTGCTCGCGTACGACATCGCCGGGGCTGATGCCGGGGCGGTGCTGGGCACCGCCCTGACGATCAAGATGGTCGCGTATGTGGGCGTGGCGCCCGTGATCGCCGCTCTAGTGAATCGGCTGCCGAGGAAGGCCGTACTGATCGGGGCGGACGTGATCCGCCTCGCCGTCGCCATCTCTCTGCCGTTCCTCACCGATATCTGGCAAATTTACCTGCTGGTGTTCATCCTGCAGTCCGCGTCGGCGACGTTCACCCCCGCGTTCCAATCACTAATCCCCGTGGTTCTGCCCAACGAACGCGACTACACCAAGGCGCTCTCGCTGTCCCGTCTCGCCTACGACCTCGAAGCACTGGTGAGCCCGTTGCTGGCTGCCGCGCTGCTGAGCGTGATCGAGTTCAACCTGCTGTTCGTGGGCACCGCGGTCGGCTTCGCCCTCTCGGCCGTGCTCGTGCTGGTGACCCCGTTCCCCTCGCGCACACCCGTCACGACCACAGGATCGGTGTGGCACCGCACAACCCTCGGCGCAAGAATCTTCGCCAGGACGCCAAGCCTGCGGTTCCTGATGGCGATGAACCTCGTGGTCGGTGCCGGCACCGCTCTGGTGCTGGTGAACACCGTCGTCTACGCCCGAGACGTGTTCCAGTTCGACAACAGCAGCCTCGGATTCGCGCTCGCCTGCTACGGCGCCGGGTCCCTTCTGGTCGCGATCAACGTCCCGAGACTCGTGGAACGCATCGGCGACCGTCGCCTCATGCTCACCGGAGCCACTGTCAGCTCCCTCGCCCTCATCGGTGCAGTGGGAATGACCGCTTGGGCGACGTCGGCCGCCGGGGGAGGTGCTTGGTGGCTGTTGCTCCCGTTGTGGCTGTTCATCGGCGCAGGGAACTCGATGATCAGCACCCCCTCTGCGCGACTGCTCGCTCGCGCATCGGATGACAACACCCGCAACTACATCTACACGGCGCAGTTCTCCCTTTCCCACGCCTGCTTCCTCATCACCTACCCGCTGGCCGGATGGATCGGCGCCGCAAGCCTGACGGTCGCGGCCGCGGTCCTCGCCGTGATCGCCATCGTGGCGGGGCTGATCGCCAGCCGCGGATGGCGATCCCCGACGAACACACCGAAATCGATTGAACAGGAGAAGATGGCCTCATGA
- a CDS encoding BlaI/MecI/CopY family transcriptional regulator translates to MTGARTREWGELERELLRLLRGQGELVSARQLQELFSGPVPAYTTLMTALTRLERKGQVLRIEQSPRKVRFSVPRPDGKDAGASMISTLDQAEDRKAALLAFAGNLDAQDIALLRSVFPDTGRPR, encoded by the coding sequence ATGACGGGTGCACGGACCAGGGAGTGGGGCGAGCTCGAACGTGAGTTGCTGCGACTGCTGCGGGGACAAGGGGAACTCGTTAGCGCTCGCCAGCTGCAGGAGTTGTTCTCGGGGCCCGTACCTGCATACACGACGTTGATGACCGCACTCACCCGACTGGAGCGCAAGGGACAAGTGCTGCGCATCGAGCAGTCGCCTCGGAAGGTGCGTTTCTCAGTACCGCGACCGGATGGCAAGGACGCGGGCGCGTCGATGATCTCCACGCTCGACCAGGCGGAGGATCGGAAGGCCGCGTTGCTGGCATTCGCAGGCAACCTGGACGCACAGGACATCGCACTGTTGCGGTCCGTGTTCCCCGACACCGGCCGCCCACGGTGA
- a CDS encoding DUF6804 family protein yields MTQKKRTPSTYQRNALAPSLLAAAVLFLAPVLLASDWAPVVLYATSILAVIVGWFAVQARHWWWIPVFVAIAVLWNPVMPFPFAGPVWTGIQPAAAVVFLVAGGLIKFPRP; encoded by the coding sequence ATGACGCAGAAGAAGCGGACCCCTTCCACATATCAGCGGAATGCTCTGGCGCCGAGCCTGCTCGCAGCCGCGGTACTCTTCCTCGCCCCCGTGCTGCTGGCAAGCGACTGGGCCCCGGTCGTGCTCTACGCCACGTCGATCCTCGCGGTGATCGTCGGATGGTTCGCCGTGCAAGCGCGCCACTGGTGGTGGATCCCCGTGTTCGTCGCCATCGCCGTCCTGTGGAATCCGGTGATGCCCTTCCCGTTCGCCGGACCTGTCTGGACTGGGATCCAGCCCGCGGCAGCAGTCGTCTTCCTGGTGGCGGGAGGCCTGATCAAGTTCCCCCGACCCTGA
- a CDS encoding cytochrome c oxidase assembly protein: protein MTPWIPDVAPAFPDYFAVVPGAFPVLPVFAGLLAVLYIAGAVRMWVRRRRWSVWRTLSFLIGCALLAATTGLAVENYGYALMSVFMFQQLTLMMAIPPLLILGSPGTLLLRATPHVGMGRTALAVAQAGLRSRLARWALSPWAALPLYLAAFYGLYLAGFADSILGSTAGHIALEVAFLGAGVIFTIPILSSDPLPVRLSHGGRALDVFAEAALHAFFGVFLMMATTMLITHFVAPTQAMGLDPIEDQQLAGGLAWSYGEAPTLLMLIYVMHRWFREDTARSEAQDRYVDIHGSSELDDYNAYLQKLRERDIGPVPTFSQRVPPRSRRPSA from the coding sequence ATGACTCCGTGGATCCCCGACGTCGCACCCGCCTTCCCGGACTACTTCGCCGTGGTTCCTGGGGCGTTTCCGGTGCTACCCGTGTTCGCCGGGCTGCTCGCGGTTCTCTACATCGCCGGGGCCGTGCGCATGTGGGTGCGGCGTCGACGCTGGTCGGTCTGGCGCACGCTCAGCTTCCTCATCGGCTGTGCGCTCCTAGCGGCGACGACCGGTCTCGCCGTGGAGAACTACGGCTACGCGCTCATGTCGGTGTTCATGTTCCAGCAACTCACTCTGATGATGGCGATTCCGCCGCTACTCATCCTGGGATCCCCGGGCACCTTGCTGCTCCGCGCCACCCCGCACGTGGGAATGGGACGCACCGCGCTCGCCGTCGCCCAAGCGGGGCTGCGCAGTAGACTCGCGCGCTGGGCACTGAGCCCATGGGCCGCACTCCCTCTCTATCTCGCCGCGTTCTACGGCCTATACCTCGCGGGCTTCGCAGACTCCATCCTGGGCTCGACCGCGGGACACATCGCCCTCGAGGTGGCGTTCCTCGGCGCTGGAGTCATCTTCACGATCCCCATCCTGAGCTCCGACCCGCTGCCGGTCCGCCTCAGCCACGGCGGTCGCGCCCTCGACGTGTTCGCCGAAGCAGCCCTGCACGCCTTCTTCGGCGTGTTCCTCATGATGGCCACCACGATGCTCATCACCCACTTCGTCGCCCCCACGCAAGCCATGGGACTAGACCCCATCGAAGACCAGCAACTCGCCGGCGGACTCGCCTGGTCGTACGGCGAGGCCCCCACACTCCTCATGCTGATCTACGTCATGCACCGATGGTTCCGGGAAGACACCGCACGATCCGAGGCACAGGACCGGTACGTTGACATCCACGGATCATCCGAACTGGACGACTACAACGCGTACCTCCAGAAACTTCGCGAGCGGGACATCGGCCCGGTTCCGACATTCTCTCAGCGTGTTCCTCCGCGCTCACGTCGACCAAGTGCTTGA
- a CDS encoding heavy metal-associated domain-containing protein, producing MRDGKDVMGMDESELVVNGMTCAHCERTLRTELSEVPGVVGVDADATSGRVRLQHTSPVERAAVESAVTEAGYTVLSWTTDQL from the coding sequence GTGCGTGACGGGAAGGACGTGATGGGTATGGATGAGTCCGAGCTCGTGGTGAACGGGATGACCTGCGCACACTGCGAGCGGACGCTGCGAACCGAGCTGAGCGAGGTGCCGGGGGTCGTCGGGGTAGACGCGGACGCCACGTCCGGCCGGGTCCGGCTACAGCACACGAGCCCGGTGGAACGCGCCGCCGTCGAGTCGGCGGTCACGGAGGCCGGCTACACGGTGCTGTCATGGACGACCGACCAGTTGTGA
- a CDS encoding M48 family metalloprotease, with protein MTGEGLLLFTAASAGAAVLTAVLSPLVLTVGRWQLLHPRAALTAWFVAFFLGLSLAAAAVAGSVMAAVTVSEVASHGQAVLVTAGGWLGLGAFGAVIAFVATSAADSTGAEQSSQVAAALAKSREERGGFTLVRFRCDQPIACAVPGKHPEILLSTAMEETLTVSQLQAVLAHEYAHLRQWHGWAVRIAQINALCLPRVLPGRALQRATVLLIELAADDAAARQAGAAHLANALTVLANTTGDESMHLRAVRLTARRWPSAGRRRLPQAIRILPT; from the coding sequence GTGACGGGCGAAGGCCTGCTGCTTTTCACGGCAGCGTCCGCGGGCGCCGCGGTGTTGACGGCGGTGTTGAGCCCGCTGGTGCTGACGGTGGGACGGTGGCAGTTGCTGCACCCGCGGGCCGCGCTGACCGCGTGGTTCGTGGCGTTCTTCCTCGGGCTGAGCTTGGCCGCCGCCGCAGTGGCGGGTAGCGTCATGGCGGCCGTGACCGTCTCGGAGGTGGCATCGCACGGCCAGGCTGTGCTGGTGACGGCGGGCGGGTGGTTGGGCCTGGGGGCTTTCGGGGCCGTGATCGCGTTCGTGGCCACATCGGCTGCGGATTCGACCGGCGCCGAACAGTCGAGTCAAGTAGCGGCGGCGCTGGCCAAATCGCGGGAGGAGCGGGGCGGGTTCACCCTGGTACGGTTCCGCTGCGACCAGCCCATCGCGTGCGCTGTCCCCGGGAAGCACCCGGAGATCCTCCTCTCCACCGCGATGGAGGAGACGCTCACCGTATCGCAGCTGCAGGCGGTCCTCGCACATGAGTACGCGCATCTGCGGCAATGGCACGGGTGGGCGGTCCGGATCGCGCAGATCAATGCGTTGTGCCTGCCCCGCGTGCTGCCGGGGCGCGCACTCCAGCGCGCCACCGTACTGCTCATCGAGTTGGCCGCAGATGACGCGGCCGCCCGGCAGGCGGGCGCCGCGCATCTTGCCAACGCGCTGACTGTGCTCGCGAACACGACCGGCGATGAAAGTATGCACCTGCGTGCCGTGCGCCTCACTGCTCGCCGATGGCCGTCCGCAGGGCGGCGGCGATTGCCGCAGGCGATTCGGATCCTTCCCACCTGA
- a CDS encoding cytochrome c oxidase assembly protein codes for MSDPPVKHLSRWPLILLTVLVVMLSVAPAVATTILAGEAPYDRIFVSFPGLDVGISTAAGQGIADLSSTVTVGAVLWILFFRNVRGRDASRVGGSIELTVLQVASAAWATSAGAMVVLEMLDSSGIPFSRLGEPGAMSFLYDASAFPRAWTVAFVAALVTFGASMFTDRWTGLLIPLWASAFGILAPVVVGQILVGPNHDFGSDAGIYQALLTSAAFGLVLVGAVRTLTGRLIDPIILWRLGKTLVVLLPVIVASDLLLAWFKLAGSGLLESVTGWQILVRGICLLGVVAVIATGCVWGRRGRLTARRISGLLVLATVLIGGWLGGTAAMTRIPPPQYFAPTSISQVFLGFEVPDPPTVLVLFTQWRPNILFLVVAIAAVTVYLWAVRRVRLRGDAWPTGRTAAWVAGWAVVVFVTSSGFGKYSAPDFGVHMIVHMSLNMAAPILLVLGGVITLLLRATRSDPTRPAGAHDWITWVLHWPVLRFVFNPLIVFILFVGSYYGLYFTGIFGEFMRFHWAHQLMNVHFLIAGYLFYALVIGVDRPPRPLPHIGKLGFVLAAMPFHAFFGVILMTGNMLIAEDFYRNFALPWSDLPAAQYFAGGVAWAGGEIPLLLVIIALGIQWSRQDAKDARRKDRHLDTGRDDEFDQYNRMLEQLAARGAARPAPRTVEENET; via the coding sequence GTGTCCGACCCGCCGGTCAAGCATCTCAGCCGGTGGCCGCTGATTCTGCTCACCGTCCTCGTGGTGATGTTGTCGGTGGCACCGGCGGTCGCGACCACGATCCTGGCCGGCGAAGCCCCATACGACCGGATCTTCGTCAGCTTCCCGGGGCTGGATGTGGGGATCTCCACCGCGGCCGGACAGGGGATCGCGGACCTGTCCTCGACGGTCACGGTCGGTGCGGTGCTATGGATTCTGTTCTTCCGCAATGTGCGCGGGCGAGATGCGTCCCGGGTGGGCGGGTCGATCGAGCTGACCGTGCTGCAGGTCGCGTCCGCGGCGTGGGCGACATCGGCCGGCGCGATGGTCGTGTTGGAGATGCTAGACAGCAGCGGCATCCCTTTCTCCCGACTCGGCGAGCCGGGTGCGATGTCGTTCCTGTACGACGCGAGCGCATTCCCGCGAGCCTGGACGGTCGCGTTCGTCGCGGCGCTGGTGACGTTCGGGGCGAGTATGTTCACCGACCGGTGGACGGGGCTGCTGATCCCGCTGTGGGCATCAGCGTTCGGGATCCTTGCGCCGGTGGTCGTCGGACAGATCCTGGTCGGCCCGAACCACGACTTCGGCAGCGACGCGGGCATCTACCAAGCGCTGCTGACCAGCGCGGCATTCGGGCTGGTGCTGGTCGGCGCCGTCCGCACCCTGACGGGCCGACTCATCGACCCGATCATTCTGTGGCGGTTGGGGAAGACGCTGGTGGTGCTGCTGCCGGTGATCGTGGCCAGCGACCTGCTGCTGGCGTGGTTCAAGCTCGCCGGGTCCGGGCTGCTGGAGTCGGTCACCGGTTGGCAGATTCTGGTCCGTGGTATCTGCCTGCTGGGTGTTGTGGCCGTGATCGCGACCGGGTGCGTGTGGGGGCGGCGCGGACGGTTGACCGCGCGCCGGATCAGCGGGCTGCTGGTGCTCGCGACGGTCCTGATCGGCGGATGGCTCGGGGGCACCGCGGCGATGACCCGGATTCCGCCGCCACAGTATTTCGCGCCGACAAGCATCTCGCAGGTGTTCCTCGGGTTCGAGGTCCCCGACCCGCCGACAGTGCTGGTGCTGTTCACGCAGTGGCGGCCGAACATCCTGTTCCTCGTCGTCGCGATCGCCGCGGTGACGGTGTACCTGTGGGCGGTGCGGCGTGTGCGGCTACGTGGCGACGCGTGGCCGACGGGGCGGACGGCCGCCTGGGTCGCCGGGTGGGCGGTGGTGGTCTTCGTCACCAGCTCGGGGTTCGGGAAGTACTCCGCTCCGGACTTTGGAGTGCACATGATCGTGCACATGAGTCTGAATATGGCTGCCCCGATTCTGCTGGTGCTCGGCGGCGTGATCACGCTGCTGCTGCGAGCGACCCGCTCCGACCCCACGCGCCCGGCCGGAGCGCACGACTGGATCACGTGGGTGCTGCACTGGCCGGTGCTGCGGTTCGTGTTCAACCCGCTGATCGTTTTCATCCTGTTCGTCGGGTCGTACTACGGCCTGTACTTCACCGGTATCTTCGGGGAGTTCATGCGTTTCCATTGGGCGCATCAGCTGATGAACGTGCACTTCCTGATCGCCGGGTACCTGTTCTACGCGCTCGTGATCGGCGTTGACCGGCCACCGCGTCCTCTGCCGCACATCGGCAAGCTCGGCTTTGTTCTCGCCGCGATGCCGTTCCACGCGTTCTTCGGGGTGATCCTCATGACCGGGAACATGCTCATCGCCGAGGACTTCTACCGCAATTTCGCACTGCCCTGGTCAGACCTGCCCGCCGCACAGTACTTCGCAGGCGGGGTCGCGTGGGCTGGGGGTGAGATCCCGCTGCTGCTGGTCATCATCGCCCTCGGAATCCAATGGTCCCGACAGGACGCGAAGGATGCCCGTCGCAAGGATCGGCACCTGGACACCGGCCGCGACGACGAGTTCGACCAGTACAACCGGATGCTCGAACAGCTGGCCGCACGCGGAGCCGCCCGTCCCGCGCCCCGAACCGTCGAGGAGAACGAGACATGA
- a CDS encoding thioredoxin domain-containing protein, with product MKPAVKAGLVALAAAIVLIIVAVIVVLINQRNGSPPGSEDGGSRAQVLRENSRVLDDGGDGSVTVVEFLDFECEACGAFYPVVEDLRERYDGEITYVIRYFPLPGHLNSRNAAFAAEAAAQQGRLEEMYRKLFETQAEWGEAPESRASLFRGFAEEMGLDMAAYDSAISDPATVARVDLDYNDGRALGVSGTPTFFVNGDAITLERYDDLETAIVSAGERT from the coding sequence ATGAAACCCGCCGTGAAAGCCGGTCTCGTCGCCCTTGCCGCCGCCATCGTTCTGATCATCGTCGCGGTGATCGTCGTCCTCATCAACCAGCGAAACGGTTCGCCGCCAGGATCTGAGGACGGAGGTTCCAGGGCACAGGTCCTGCGAGAGAACTCACGCGTTCTCGACGATGGGGGAGACGGCTCGGTGACGGTCGTCGAGTTCCTCGACTTCGAATGCGAGGCTTGCGGTGCCTTCTACCCCGTGGTTGAAGACCTTCGGGAGCGATACGACGGCGAGATCACCTACGTCATCCGCTACTTCCCTCTGCCGGGGCACCTGAACTCCAGGAACGCCGCATTCGCCGCCGAAGCGGCGGCGCAGCAGGGACGCCTGGAAGAGATGTATCGCAAGCTCTTCGAGACGCAGGCCGAGTGGGGTGAAGCCCCGGAATCGCGGGCGAGCCTGTTCCGAGGCTTCGCGGAGGAGATGGGCCTGGACATGGCCGCTTACGATTCCGCGATCTCGGATCCCGCAACGGTCGCACGAGTCGATCTCGACTACAACGACGGTCGGGCACTGGGAGTGAGCGGAACTCCGACGTTCTTCGTGAACGGCGACGCCATCACGCTCGAGCGCTACGACGACCTGGAGACTGCGATTGTCTCAGCGGGCGAGCGAACATGA
- a CDS encoding signal peptidase II, whose protein sequence is MGARVPKYAFAFAVAGATVIIDQVSKAVALAQLSTTERIPLLGDLLGLQLAFNPGAILSFGSGATPLLTAIGVVVTVVLFVSAVRSRTTWWAVGIGFVLGGAIGNVLDRLFAPPAFGRGYVTDFLAYSDLFIGNLADVALGVGAIVLAIGLVRRRHGAEENAAPTPSLASEEMSERMEKS, encoded by the coding sequence ATGGGCGCACGGGTGCCGAAGTACGCCTTTGCATTCGCCGTCGCCGGCGCGACGGTCATCATCGACCAGGTGTCGAAGGCTGTCGCCTTGGCGCAATTGAGTACCACGGAGCGCATTCCGCTGCTGGGAGACCTCCTCGGGCTGCAACTCGCGTTCAACCCGGGTGCCATCCTGTCGTTCGGTTCCGGAGCGACGCCGCTGCTGACCGCAATCGGAGTCGTGGTGACGGTCGTGCTGTTCGTGAGTGCAGTCCGTTCTCGCACCACCTGGTGGGCGGTCGGTATCGGGTTCGTCCTCGGCGGGGCCATCGGCAACGTCCTGGACCGTCTCTTCGCACCCCCTGCATTCGGTCGCGGATACGTCACCGACTTCCTCGCCTACTCAGACCTCTTCATCGGCAACCTGGCAGACGTGGCGCTGGGCGTCGGTGCCATCGTGCTGGCCATCGGGCTTGTTCGGCGCCGCCACGGCGCAGAGGAGAACGCTGCACCCACTCCGTCGCTGGCCTCAGAGGAGATGAGCGAACGTATGGAGAAATCATGA
- a CDS encoding metalloregulator ArsR/SmtB family transcription factor: protein MTNSDSTCARHPDSPYVELAVEIFSMLADATRVRLILALRDGEMSVNHLADIVDKHSTAVSQHLAKMRLARIVTTRQEGTRVFYRLTDEHAVALVDEALKQAEHAIGTPHHHQA, encoded by the coding sequence ATGACCAACTCGGACAGCACATGCGCTCGGCATCCCGACAGCCCCTATGTAGAACTCGCCGTCGAAATCTTCTCCATGCTCGCCGACGCCACGCGGGTCCGCCTCATCCTCGCGCTCCGCGACGGAGAGATGTCCGTCAACCACCTCGCCGATATCGTCGACAAACACTCGACAGCTGTCTCGCAACATCTCGCGAAGATGAGACTCGCCCGCATCGTCACCACCCGGCAGGAAGGAACCCGGGTCTTCTATCGGCTCACCGACGAGCACGCCGTAGCCCTCGTCGACGAAGCGCTCAAGCAAGCCGAGCATGCCATAGGAACACCGCACCACCACCAGGCGTGA